From the Leptospira sp. WS60.C2 genome, one window contains:
- a CDS encoding DUF2721 domain-containing protein produces MFESFSNSEILSGMITPAVFVSACASLIFSTANRLGRIFDRVNLLKSEVEMILDGKKNFQNERLVYMRHQLAVQKKRAVLIQRSMAFLYLATSLFIISSLTLAFTLAFAKDQSWLPTLVAIIGGIFLFIASALLIYESRYNLTFINRQIEFTEFLQREIKEKKN; encoded by the coding sequence ATGTTCGAATCATTTTCCAATTCAGAAATTCTATCGGGGATGATCACACCCGCTGTTTTTGTTTCCGCATGTGCCAGTTTGATTTTTTCAACTGCCAATCGACTAGGAAGAATCTTTGATCGTGTGAATCTTTTAAAATCAGAAGTGGAAATGATTTTAGATGGGAAAAAGAATTTCCAAAACGAACGTTTAGTTTACATGCGTCATCAACTTGCAGTGCAAAAGAAACGTGCTGTTCTCATTCAAAGGTCAATGGCATTTCTGTATTTGGCCACTTCTTTATTCATCATTTCTAGTTTAACACTTGCCTTCACTCTCGCATTTGCTAAAGACCAATCTTGGTTGCCTACACTTGTTGCCATTATCGGTGGAATATTTCTATTCATTGCGAGTGCACTTCTTATCTATGAAAGTAGATACAACCTAACATTTATTAATCGACAAATTGAGTTTACGGAGTTTTTACAGAGGGAGATTAAGGAAAAGAAAAACTAG
- a CDS encoding tRNA dihydrouridine synthase, which translates to MRIILAPMEGLLDFRLREILTEIGGYDECVSEFIRVNDTLLPTHRFYRVVPELKTASKTKSNTPVKVQILGSDPICMAENACVAASLGAYGIDINFGCPAPTVNRNRGGAALLKEPELMYQIVRAVRSSVPETIPVTAKMRLGFDSTELTLDCAKALEDGGAKEIVVHARTKIDGYKPPAYWDWIFQIQASLKINVIANGEIWSVEDAFRCLDISKCQDIMIGRGAVSNPALALLIKGTIRDKLEWDQMKKILMSYWNTMEVGIEGVSKTGRIKQWLHYLSREYEEAKVDFQLIKQISHPKELKTTYFSEFLSFK; encoded by the coding sequence TTGAGAATTATATTAGCACCAATGGAAGGGCTTTTAGACTTTCGATTGCGTGAAATTTTAACGGAAATAGGCGGATACGATGAATGTGTGAGTGAATTCATCCGAGTCAATGATACCTTATTGCCAACTCATCGTTTTTATCGAGTGGTTCCTGAACTCAAAACAGCTTCAAAAACAAAATCCAACACACCGGTGAAGGTTCAAATTCTTGGTTCAGATCCCATTTGTATGGCAGAGAACGCATGTGTGGCAGCATCTCTTGGTGCTTATGGAATCGATATCAACTTTGGTTGCCCTGCACCGACAGTGAATCGTAACCGAGGTGGTGCCGCTCTTCTAAAAGAGCCCGAATTGATGTATCAGATTGTGAGAGCTGTGCGAAGTTCTGTTCCAGAAACGATTCCTGTCACCGCAAAAATGAGATTAGGTTTTGATTCCACCGAACTCACGCTAGACTGTGCCAAAGCGTTAGAAGATGGAGGTGCGAAGGAAATTGTAGTACATGCTCGCACAAAAATCGACGGATACAAACCACCTGCGTATTGGGATTGGATCTTCCAGATTCAAGCTTCTTTGAAAATCAATGTCATTGCCAATGGAGAAATATGGTCCGTAGAAGATGCATTCCGATGTTTAGATATCTCCAAATGCCAAGATATCATGATAGGCCGTGGAGCGGTAAGTAACCCAGCTCTTGCACTTCTCATCAAAGGAACCATACGAGACAAATTGGAATGGGATCAAATGAAAAAGATATTGATGTCTTATTGGAATACCATGGAAGTGGGAATAGAAGGTGTGAGTAAAACCGGAAGAATTAAACAATGGTTACACTACCTTTCTCGCGAGTATGAAGAAGCAAAAGTAGATTTTCAATTGATCAAACAAATTTCTCACCCCAAAGAACTTAAAACTACTTACTTTTCGGAATTTTTGTCATTTAAATAG
- a CDS encoding DUF1554 domain-containing protein encodes MRWKKIDSIRNYPLIESKVILFFILVRNILVCFIFFILFSCENVDLDNTCDIKSKSYSITSITVIASGQKTHPCFPGFQIINDAGLNISQNFISLSEAGGNASNGSTFSLQLFLGSEPKEDLNVQVMVSNPSFAFVSPTNLVFSKLNWNQNQSVMVTAINDTVINGTHQTQIRFIPSSVDTSYPLQEKLVSVEILDNDKIIFVYPVGQSGALGGIAGADSLCQSNVNCPAGKQCKAMLGDSAFSARRASTTANVGDAQIDWVLKPNSSYYRSNRTDLIGTTNNVSLFTFNLTFAIAGSSSTAWTGLNPNWTNNGNDCTGWTVTGTSGYGGDTGSNTSSALGFNSFGCGSSLLFYCVEQ; translated from the coding sequence ATGCGGTGGAAAAAAATTGACTCAATTCGGAATTATCCTTTGATTGAATCAAAAGTCATATTGTTCTTTATTCTAGTTAGAAACATCCTAGTTTGTTTTATATTTTTTATTCTCTTTTCTTGTGAAAACGTGGATTTAGATAACACATGCGATATCAAATCGAAATCATATTCCATCACCTCAATCACAGTCATAGCTTCAGGTCAAAAAACACATCCTTGTTTCCCTGGATTTCAAATTATAAATGATGCTGGTCTAAATATCAGCCAAAACTTCATTTCTTTATCGGAAGCAGGAGGCAATGCATCTAATGGTTCTACTTTTTCCCTTCAGCTCTTTTTGGGATCGGAACCAAAAGAAGATTTAAATGTGCAAGTTATGGTTAGCAATCCTTCTTTCGCATTTGTTTCGCCGACAAATCTTGTTTTTTCAAAATTGAATTGGAATCAAAACCAATCTGTGATGGTGACCGCTATTAATGATACGGTGATCAATGGAACTCATCAAACTCAGATTCGCTTTATTCCTAGTTCAGTTGATACTTCATATCCTTTACAAGAAAAGTTGGTTTCTGTTGAAATTTTGGATAATGATAAGATCATCTTTGTTTATCCAGTAGGTCAATCAGGAGCTTTGGGTGGCATCGCAGGAGCAGATAGTCTTTGCCAATCGAATGTCAATTGTCCAGCCGGGAAACAATGTAAGGCGATGTTAGGAGACAGTGCTTTTTCGGCAAGACGGGCATCTACGACCGCCAATGTTGGAGATGCACAAATTGATTGGGTTTTAAAACCTAATAGTAGTTATTATCGATCCAATCGAACGGATTTGATTGGGACAACCAATAATGTTTCACTTTTTACTTTTAATCTTACATTCGCTATTGCGGGTTCCAGTTCCACTGCATGGACAGGGTTGAATCCCAATTGGACAAACAATGGAAATGATTGTACTGGATGGACTGTAACGGGAACATCAGGTTACGGCGGGGATACAGGTAGTAACACCTCTTCTGCACTAGGTTTTAATTCCTTCGGTTGCGGTAGTTCCCTTCTCTTTTATTGTGTCGAACAATAA
- a CDS encoding alpha/beta fold hydrolase gives MKGKFSNVQEWQKAGSYFDYNGSSIFYGVLGKGDPLLLLHGYPFNSYDWNWVIDELSDKYQVVYLDFLGMGFSDKPEDHNYSFEEYTEIINTLAIKLNLKQVQILAHDLAVSVVQEMISHKEKLNFEIGSIAFMNGGMFTDVYKPRLIQRLLSQTPDFVGSWISKKMSRNSVESSLRKVFGPQTQPNQNLLDDYWYVLNYKNGKNIAYLIGRLVFEKVKYQSKWIQALKNTKIPFCYICGPYDPNSGTHMALRFKKEYPDGWLYFLSSQIGHWPQIESPKEVLTTYFQFQTEIQSKHK, from the coding sequence ATGAAGGGTAAGTTTTCAAATGTGCAAGAATGGCAAAAAGCTGGAAGTTACTTTGATTATAACGGTAGTTCAATTTTCTATGGTGTTCTTGGTAAAGGAGATCCACTTCTTTTGTTACATGGTTATCCGTTTAATAGTTATGATTGGAACTGGGTGATTGACGAATTATCTGACAAATACCAAGTAGTTTATTTAGATTTTTTAGGAATGGGATTTTCTGATAAACCCGAGGATCACAATTATTCTTTCGAAGAATATACAGAGATCATCAATACTCTTGCGATTAAATTGAATCTCAAACAAGTTCAAATCTTAGCGCATGATTTAGCAGTGAGTGTTGTGCAGGAAATGATCAGTCATAAAGAGAAATTAAATTTTGAAATTGGTTCCATTGCATTTATGAATGGAGGCATGTTCACTGATGTTTACAAGCCTAGATTGATTCAAAGATTACTTTCCCAAACACCAGATTTTGTTGGAAGTTGGATCAGTAAAAAAATGTCGCGTAACTCTGTTGAGAGTTCCCTGAGGAAAGTATTTGGGCCTCAAACACAACCCAATCAGAATTTGCTCGATGACTATTGGTATGTTTTGAATTATAAAAATGGAAAAAATATTGCTTATTTGATTGGTAGATTAGTTTTCGAGAAAGTAAAATACCAATCAAAATGGATCCAAGCATTAAAAAATACCAAGATACCTTTTTGCTACATTTGTGGTCCTTATGATCCTAACTCAGGCACCCACATGGCGCTTCGATTTAAAAAAGAATATCCAGATGGATGGTTATATTTTTTGTCTAGTCAAATTGGACATTGGCCACAAATTGAATCACCAAAGGAAGTTCTCACGACGTATTTTCAATTTCAAACTGAGATACAATCGAAACACAAGTAA
- a CDS encoding PadR family transcriptional regulator, whose translation MKRESKTQYALLGILSQCEMNGYEIRKYIESTISFFWNESFGQIYPTLSKLEKDGLIREWEKTDVSGKKKKVYKVTRSGLEEFRRWMDTSPIQTTKRNELLFKVFFGRHMNPKLLTEQLDSEMEKQKEDLKALKVFQKELKTDWEKHPDNEYWNLTLEYAEKLSMLNLEWIQKVKGKMKEKR comes from the coding sequence ATGAAACGAGAAAGCAAAACACAATATGCACTATTAGGAATTCTTTCGCAATGTGAGATGAACGGATATGAAATCCGAAAGTACATAGAATCGACGATTAGTTTTTTTTGGAATGAAAGTTTTGGACAAATTTATCCAACTCTGTCCAAATTAGAAAAAGATGGTTTGATTCGTGAGTGGGAAAAAACGGATGTTAGCGGGAAGAAAAAAAAGGTATATAAGGTAACTAGAAGTGGTTTAGAAGAATTTCGAAGATGGATGGATACATCTCCCATCCAAACCACAAAAAGAAATGAATTGTTGTTTAAGGTTTTTTTTGGAAGGCACATGAATCCAAAATTGTTAACCGAACAACTGGATAGTGAAATGGAAAAACAAAAAGAGGATCTCAAGGCTCTGAAAGTGTTCCAAAAAGAGTTAAAAACGGACTGGGAAAAACATCCTGACAACGAGTATTGGAATCTTACCTTAGAATATGCAGAAAAATTGAGTATGTTAAATCTGGAATGGATACAAAAGGTAAAAGGAAAAATGAAAGAAAAACGATAA
- a CDS encoding ABC transporter substrate-binding protein, with the protein MAMNLIRNRLNYVLSLFLFIIPFQNIVSNEKVTLHLKWFHQFQFAGYYAAYEKGFYKDVGLDVELIESTVGIRGIHEKVVRTTGQYGVGSNELLLHRHMGKPVVVLGVIFQHSPSVLFFKRSSNLQSIHDLVGKRVMLTPWMEEIVAYLKKEGINKSDLQILEHRFNPRDLIEGRVDAYSGYATTQAFDFKKAGFPVVAYSPRLAGIDFYGDNFFTSEAEVEKFPERVKAFREATLRGWQYAMSHQEEVADIIYNKYSKKHPKERLLFEAQQMTPLIQPILVEMGYMNPGRWKHINDIYYELGMLPKNINLKGFLYDPDPPTNYEWIYYTFFIALSGVGVAWLIQWRRLNKQYSENLKNQVKQRTEELRQSNESLQILNKSLVHTLKELTEAQDRLLASEKLAVLGQLAAGMAHELNTPLGAIVSSNLSLLDFLKNKLEQVIATIVTFDEDDANRYHFLLSECLQNQTYLEGKSERNIKKELHAQFSHLGKMDLYGPHMQLVIETGLFRRVDQIEYILESNRSLEILQVVASINSAYRCNQIISVASEKATHVISALKNYLVSEKEIVSNDSVIDLEIEIETILSLYHYNLSKITVVKNYGSEKKCIGNRDKLNQVWINLINNGLHAMSFVGTLEIKIQSDGDWVKISIIDSGIGVAESIKDKIFEPFFTTKPNGEGMGLGLDICKKMIQQMGGKIELEPTSKGACFSVWLRKAIS; encoded by the coding sequence ATGGCAATGAATTTGATTCGTAACAGATTGAACTATGTCTTATCTTTATTTTTGTTCATCATCCCGTTTCAAAACATTGTTTCTAATGAAAAAGTAACACTTCATCTAAAATGGTTTCATCAATTCCAGTTCGCAGGTTATTATGCAGCGTATGAGAAGGGATTTTATAAAGATGTTGGCTTGGATGTAGAACTCATAGAAAGCACTGTTGGAATCAGAGGCATCCATGAAAAAGTAGTAAGAACGACAGGTCAATATGGTGTTGGAAGTAACGAATTACTCTTACATCGACATATGGGAAAACCGGTTGTTGTTTTAGGGGTGATATTCCAACATTCACCATCAGTATTATTCTTTAAAAGATCCTCCAATCTTCAGAGCATTCATGACTTAGTCGGGAAACGAGTTATGCTCACTCCTTGGATGGAGGAAATTGTTGCCTACTTAAAAAAAGAAGGGATTAACAAGTCAGACCTTCAAATTTTAGAGCATCGATTCAATCCAAGAGATTTAATCGAAGGCAGGGTTGATGCATACTCAGGATATGCAACGACCCAAGCTTTTGATTTTAAAAAGGCAGGATTTCCCGTTGTAGCATACTCACCAAGGTTAGCTGGGATTGATTTTTATGGAGACAATTTTTTCACAAGTGAAGCGGAAGTAGAAAAATTCCCAGAAAGAGTAAAAGCTTTTCGCGAGGCGACTTTACGAGGCTGGCAATACGCGATGAGCCACCAAGAAGAAGTTGCAGATATCATTTACAACAAATATTCAAAGAAACATCCCAAAGAAAGGTTATTATTTGAAGCACAGCAGATGACACCTTTGATTCAACCAATTCTTGTTGAAATGGGTTATATGAATCCTGGGAGATGGAAACATATCAACGATATCTATTATGAACTTGGTATGTTACCAAAAAACATAAACTTAAAGGGTTTTTTGTATGATCCTGATCCTCCTACAAATTACGAATGGATATACTATACCTTCTTTATTGCGTTATCTGGTGTTGGTGTTGCCTGGTTAATCCAGTGGAGGAGGTTAAATAAACAATATTCGGAGAACCTAAAGAATCAAGTTAAACAAAGGACCGAAGAGCTTAGGCAATCGAATGAAAGTTTACAAATTCTAAACAAAAGTTTGGTTCATACATTAAAAGAACTCACAGAAGCACAAGATCGTTTGCTTGCTTCTGAAAAGTTGGCTGTGCTTGGTCAACTTGCGGCTGGAATGGCACACGAACTCAATACTCCATTAGGAGCGATTGTGTCTTCTAATTTATCACTCTTGGATTTTTTAAAGAATAAACTCGAGCAGGTGATTGCCACAATTGTTACGTTTGATGAAGATGATGCAAATCGTTATCATTTTTTGTTATCGGAATGTTTGCAAAACCAAACTTATTTGGAAGGGAAATCTGAAAGGAATATAAAAAAAGAACTTCACGCCCAATTCTCTCACTTGGGAAAGATGGATTTATATGGTCCTCATATGCAACTAGTCATTGAAACTGGTTTGTTTCGACGAGTGGATCAAATTGAATATATACTAGAAAGTAATAGGTCTTTAGAAATTCTTCAAGTTGTTGCGAGTATCAATTCTGCATATCGATGTAATCAAATTATATCTGTTGCTTCTGAGAAAGCAACACATGTAATTTCTGCCTTAAAAAATTATTTGGTCTCGGAAAAAGAAATAGTATCAAATGATTCAGTCATTGATTTAGAAATAGAAATTGAAACTATTTTGTCTTTATATCACTATAATCTAAGTAAGATTACTGTTGTTAAAAACTATGGTTCTGAAAAAAAATGCATAGGGAATCGTGATAAATTAAATCAAGTTTGGATCAATTTAATCAACAACGGATTGCATGCTATGTCTTTTGTTGGAACATTAGAAATTAAAATACAATCTGATGGTGATTGGGTAAAAATTTCTATCATTGATTCTGGAATCGGAGTCGCTGAATCGATCAAAGATAAAATATTTGAACCATTTTTTACAACAAAACCAAATGGCGAAGGAATGGGCTTGGGTTTGGATATTTGTAAAAAGATGATCCAACAAATGGGTGGGAAGATTGAATTGGAACCAACAAGTAAGGGTGCCTGTTTTTCTGTCTGGCTACGGAAAGCTATAAGCTAA
- a CDS encoding DNA alkylation repair protein translates to MEPLKEIYSMAWIQNLSSIVSQIDEKINPREFQKKILESPWEDYELKERINRIADVFLLFWEGSIVTLEPKLYALIQCLRQNGVNDFNFPYIFINDIVTKSGLNDFETSMRVLEQTTVFSSAEFAIRHYYQNYFDKTLKQMIEWSTHKEAFVRRLASEGSRPILPWGIGIPNIKKSPEIHLPILENLWDDENEIVRRSVSNHLNDISKIQPDLVIQFCKRKFGRSESLDKNLKHALRGLLKKGNHTALSFFEYDTKWKPRELQFNLKKKKIKIGDSLEFEIYFVNPSRRENKIRIEYRIDFLLANGKYGSKVFQLGEKTIGPTEEVTILKSHSFRLITTRKFYAGKHKLGLIINGNELVNVPFHLLEG, encoded by the coding sequence ATGGAACCTTTAAAAGAAATCTATTCAATGGCTTGGATTCAAAATTTAAGTTCTATTGTCTCTCAAATTGACGAAAAAATAAATCCTAGGGAATTTCAGAAGAAGATACTTGAATCTCCTTGGGAAGATTATGAATTAAAGGAACGAATCAATCGAATTGCAGATGTATTCCTACTTTTTTGGGAAGGTTCTATTGTCACACTTGAACCAAAACTTTATGCTTTGATTCAATGCCTACGACAAAATGGGGTGAATGATTTCAATTTTCCTTATATATTTATAAATGATATAGTAACAAAATCTGGGCTCAATGATTTCGAAACCTCTATGAGAGTATTAGAGCAAACAACAGTATTTTCAAGTGCTGAGTTTGCAATTCGTCATTATTACCAAAATTATTTCGATAAAACTTTGAAACAAATGATTGAATGGTCAACACACAAAGAAGCCTTTGTTAGACGTTTGGCAAGTGAAGGTAGTCGACCAATTTTACCTTGGGGGATCGGGATTCCCAACATTAAAAAAAGTCCAGAAATTCACTTACCAATTTTGGAAAATCTATGGGATGATGAAAATGAAATTGTTCGTAGAAGTGTATCAAATCACCTCAATGATATTTCAAAAATTCAGCCAGATTTAGTGATTCAGTTTTGCAAACGCAAGTTCGGTCGTTCGGAAAGTTTAGATAAGAATTTAAAACATGCATTGCGAGGATTACTTAAAAAAGGGAATCATACAGCATTATCTTTTTTCGAATACGATACAAAATGGAAACCTAGAGAGTTACAATTCAATTTAAAAAAGAAAAAAATCAAAATTGGAGATTCTTTAGAGTTTGAAATTTATTTTGTAAATCCTTCCAGAAGAGAGAACAAAATAAGAATTGAGTATCGAATTGATTTTCTATTAGCAAATGGCAAATATGGATCCAAAGTATTTCAGTTAGGTGAAAAAACAATCGGGCCGACGGAGGAGGTGACTATACTAAAGTCCCATTCGTTTCGACTCATTACGACCCGTAAATTTTATGCTGGCAAACATAAACTCGGACTCATCATCAATGGAAACGAATTGGTAAATGTTCCATTTCATTTGTTAGAAGGTTAA
- a CDS encoding PHB depolymerase family esterase has protein sequence MKRRTFTFLILLIIFNSCAGFFYRTKQNQKIDYFVFNGVKRTYLVHYPKQWSGNPIPLLVALHGRFGTGITMMKQTKLDEVADMNGFIVLFPDGYKRSWADGRGSSPADEDSINDVIFVESIVKRMIAEGSVDPNLVYLVGHSNGGFMAQRLAIEKPKLWKGVMSVAAQLSVQLLKSKPKFESYPVSVTILAGTADPLVPYSGGYVKDGKEILSVADSILRWKEWNVCENNVKKSFKDYEEDGFVIKVQYESYETCAEQKKVGLIQLNGLGHSWPGETPMLPFINQGKTTKVINGSQMVWEFMESLK, from the coding sequence ATGAAACGAAGAACATTTACATTTTTAATTTTGTTAATCATATTTAATTCATGTGCAGGTTTTTTTTATAGAACGAAACAAAACCAAAAAATTGATTATTTTGTCTTCAACGGAGTTAAACGTACTTATTTAGTACATTATCCAAAACAATGGAGTGGAAATCCAATTCCATTGTTGGTAGCCCTTCATGGTAGATTCGGTACTGGTATTACCATGATGAAACAAACCAAATTAGATGAAGTGGCGGACATGAATGGCTTCATTGTTTTATTTCCAGATGGCTATAAAAGAAGTTGGGCTGATGGTAGAGGTAGTTCTCCTGCAGATGAGGATTCTATCAATGATGTAATTTTTGTGGAATCGATCGTAAAACGAATGATTGCAGAAGGTTCTGTCGATCCAAACTTGGTCTATTTGGTCGGCCATTCGAATGGTGGGTTTATGGCACAAAGACTCGCAATTGAAAAACCAAAGTTATGGAAAGGTGTGATGAGTGTTGCAGCACAATTGTCTGTTCAGTTGTTAAAATCTAAACCGAAATTTGAATCCTATCCTGTTTCTGTTACTATTTTGGCTGGTACGGCTGATCCACTTGTTCCATATAGCGGAGGATATGTGAAAGATGGAAAAGAAATTTTATCAGTTGCTGATTCCATCCTACGTTGGAAAGAATGGAATGTTTGTGAAAACAACGTCAAAAAATCATTTAAAGATTACGAAGAAGATGGTTTTGTAATTAAAGTTCAATATGAATCATATGAAACATGTGCTGAACAAAAGAAAGTTGGTTTGATTCAATTAAACGGTTTAGGCCATAGTTGGCCAGGAGAAACTCCGATGCTCCCTTTCATTAACCAAGGCAAAACAACTAAAGTAATTAATGGATCCCAAATGGTTTGGGAATTTATGGAAAGTTTAAAATGA
- a CDS encoding SDR family oxidoreductase — protein sequence MRKIAVVTGASRGIGLAISKMLLKLNYTVYGICRNPNRCDFKDDHFHLNKGDLRDPKTIPDFLKTIPDQEKISLLVNNAGVAYFSPIEEMSPEKITEMIQVHVTAPILLTQALTRILKKNEGRIFFIGSVSGMEISPWGNVYGSLKAGLHHFARLLFDELRKYSVKVHLLIPDITKTEFYEHLNIEPDTDPKSYLLPEQIATIMKQILLDDSGLVIPEVVLKPELFKIKRKKYQS from the coding sequence ATGAGAAAGATCGCGGTTGTGACTGGCGCTTCTCGTGGAATTGGTCTTGCCATTTCAAAAATGTTACTAAAGTTAAACTATACAGTTTATGGAATTTGTAGAAATCCAAATCGATGTGATTTTAAGGATGATCATTTCCATCTTAACAAAGGGGATTTAAGGGATCCAAAAACGATTCCTGACTTTTTAAAAACAATTCCAGATCAAGAAAAGATTTCTCTTTTGGTAAACAATGCGGGCGTTGCTTATTTTTCGCCAATCGAAGAAATGTCGCCAGAAAAAATAACAGAAATGATTCAAGTGCATGTGACGGCACCAATTCTACTCACACAAGCCCTTACACGCATCTTAAAGAAAAATGAAGGAAGGATCTTCTTCATTGGGTCAGTGTCAGGGATGGAAATTTCTCCATGGGGAAATGTGTATGGTTCTCTTAAAGCGGGTTTGCATCACTTTGCTAGACTTTTATTTGATGAATTACGAAAGTATTCTGTAAAAGTTCACCTGTTAATTCCTGATATCACAAAAACAGAATTTTATGAACATTTGAACATTGAGCCTGATACTGATCCGAAGTCATATTTGTTGCCGGAACAAATTGCAACCATCATGAAACAAATTTTGTTAGACGATTCGGGATTAGTGATTCCTGAAGTGGTTTTGAAACCTGAGTTGTTTAAAATAAAAAGGAAAAAATACCAGTCTTAA
- a CDS encoding Crp/Fnr family transcriptional regulator, whose amino-acid sequence MGLKESLAKLSMINIKRGEVLFKEGVPSNGAMFFLFEGQLDIYKQIEGKHTKLRSILPGEFFGEMAIINNSPRAASIVVVSETAKLGIINRTTFVKMSQESPEFLFLLLKKVIERLYETDGKIRAIKHKQDEDSMIAKSIPNLSKDTTSESKGDSSGQVPLETFTDDAQSIGE is encoded by the coding sequence ATGGGACTTAAAGAATCTCTCGCAAAACTGAGTATGATCAACATCAAAAGAGGGGAAGTCCTTTTTAAAGAAGGAGTTCCTTCCAATGGTGCGATGTTTTTTTTGTTTGAGGGTCAGCTAGACATTTACAAACAAATCGAAGGAAAACATACCAAACTAAGAAGCATACTACCTGGTGAATTTTTTGGAGAAATGGCTATCATCAATAATAGCCCAAGAGCAGCTTCCATAGTTGTAGTTTCCGAAACAGCAAAATTGGGTATCATCAACAGAACTACTTTCGTAAAAATGAGTCAAGAAAGTCCTGAGTTCTTGTTTTTGTTATTAAAAAAAGTAATCGAAAGATTATATGAAACTGATGGAAAAATTCGTGCCATCAAACACAAACAAGACGAAGATTCCATGATTGCAAAATCAATACCGAATTTATCAAAAGACACTACCTCTGAATCCAAAGGGGACTCATCTGGGCAAGTTCCTCTTGAAACATTTACCGATGACGCACAATCAATCGGGGAATAA
- a CDS encoding Crp/Fnr family transcriptional regulator has protein sequence MSIPKKENRINIFDFVNTVPTKTFKRGEIIVREGDPSNEKMYFILSGTLSVGMGAPDQGNFHEVRKLSTGEFFGEIALISSHPRAMTVFIESDRAQLGILDKQNLIRIANSNPMFVYALLQTYVERLIEAEQKLKDLTEVSDGT, from the coding sequence ATGTCCATTCCTAAAAAAGAAAACCGTATCAACATATTTGACTTCGTTAATACTGTCCCAACTAAGACATTCAAACGAGGAGAGATCATCGTCAGAGAAGGTGATCCATCAAACGAAAAAATGTATTTCATTCTAAGTGGAACACTGTCGGTTGGAATGGGAGCACCAGACCAAGGCAATTTTCATGAAGTGAGAAAACTTTCTACTGGCGAATTTTTTGGAGAAATTGCTCTCATCTCTTCTCATCCTCGAGCGATGACAGTGTTCATCGAATCAGACCGAGCTCAACTTGGAATCTTAGACAAACAAAACTTAATCCGCATTGCCAACTCCAATCCAATGTTTGTTTATGCATTACTTCAAACGTATGTAGAACGATTGATCGAAGCCGAACAAAAGTTAAAAGATCTAACAGAGGTTAGTGATGGGACTTAA